Proteins from one Aureimonas sp. SA4125 genomic window:
- a CDS encoding DUF1465 family protein — protein sequence MTTNSFDHVDDQRTIRLAEHMAFSRSFQPLFNEGMTLVDETAVYLDGDGRSDCKALSRAAATLYAAESMRLTTRLMQVASWLLLQRAANQGDMTRAQVEIEKVKVRLEGVGSGRDTPLFHELPEIFRSLVERALKLERRIAMLDREIYGAYPASDETVNPVGEQLNLLRTAFQA from the coding sequence ATGACCACGAACAGTTTCGACCATGTCGACGATCAACGGACCATTCGGCTGGCGGAACACATGGCCTTCTCGCGGTCGTTCCAGCCGCTTTTCAACGAAGGCATGACGCTCGTCGACGAGACGGCCGTTTATCTCGACGGTGACGGTCGGAGCGACTGCAAGGCGCTGTCGCGTGCCGCCGCGACGCTCTACGCCGCCGAATCGATGAGGCTGACGACCCGGCTGATGCAGGTCGCCTCCTGGCTTCTCCTGCAGCGCGCCGCCAATCAGGGTGACATGACGCGGGCGCAGGTCGAGATCGAAAAGGTGAAGGTTCGGCTCGAAGGCGTCGGCTCGGGCCGCGACACGCCCCTCTTCCACGAACTGCCTGAAATCTTCCGTTCGCTTGTCGAGCGTGCCCTGAAGCTCGAGCGGCGCATCGCGATGCTCGACCGCGAGATCTACGGCGCCTACCCGGCCTCTGACGAGACCGTCAATCCGGTCGGCGAGCAGCTCAACCTCCTGCGCACCGCCTTCCAGGCCTGA
- a CDS encoding NAD(P)H-quinone oxidoreductase: protein MQLPDTMTAVVLRGAGGPEVLVPEARPRPRPAPGQILIEVHAAGVNRPDVLQRMGAYPAPKGAPDWPGLEVAGRVAALGEGGSRFALGDRVMALLPGGGYADYAAVAEENALPVPEGLSLVEAAGVPETFFTVWHNVFQRGGLVAGERFLVHGGTSGIGTTAIQLARSFGAEVYVTVGSPEKCAASLKLGAHHAINYRDEDFVEAIKAATGGQGIDVTLDMVGGDYTARNLAVAAEDGRIVQIAFLRGQAVEIDLQPIMMKRLTLTGSTLRARSVAFKASIARALEEKVWPLLADGSIRPLIDTIYPLENAAEAHRHMDDDHIGKIILTTRYFAG, encoded by the coding sequence ATGCAGCTCCCTGACACGATGACAGCCGTGGTGCTCCGGGGCGCCGGCGGACCGGAGGTCCTGGTACCCGAAGCGCGGCCGCGGCCGCGACCGGCGCCGGGCCAGATCCTGATCGAGGTGCATGCTGCCGGCGTCAACCGGCCCGACGTCCTGCAGCGAATGGGTGCCTATCCCGCGCCAAAGGGCGCGCCGGACTGGCCGGGCCTGGAGGTCGCCGGCCGGGTCGCGGCGCTGGGTGAGGGGGGCAGCCGCTTTGCGCTGGGGGACAGGGTGATGGCCCTTCTCCCGGGTGGCGGCTATGCGGACTATGCCGCGGTCGCCGAGGAAAATGCCCTGCCCGTGCCCGAGGGCCTCAGCCTCGTCGAGGCGGCAGGCGTTCCGGAGACTTTCTTCACCGTCTGGCACAATGTCTTCCAGCGCGGTGGTCTAGTCGCCGGCGAGCGCTTTCTCGTCCACGGCGGCACGTCCGGCATCGGGACGACGGCGATCCAGCTTGCCAGGAGTTTCGGCGCCGAGGTCTACGTCACCGTCGGCAGCCCCGAGAAATGCGCAGCATCGCTGAAGCTCGGCGCGCACCATGCGATCAACTACCGCGACGAGGATTTTGTCGAGGCGATCAAGGCGGCCACCGGGGGCCAAGGCATCGACGTCACGCTCGACATGGTCGGCGGCGACTACACAGCCCGCAATCTGGCCGTCGCGGCCGAGGATGGCCGGATCGTCCAGATCGCCTTCCTCAGGGGCCAGGCGGTCGAGATCGATCTGCAGCCGATCATGATGAAGCGCCTGACCCTCACCGGATCGACGCTGCGGGCGCGCTCGGTGGCGTTCAAGGCCTCCATCGCGCGCGCGCTGGAGGAAAAGGTCTGGCCGCTTCTCGCCGACGGCAGCATCCGTCCGCTGATCGACACGATCTATCCTCTGGAGAACGCGGCCGAAGCGCATCGGCACATGGATGACGACCATATCGGCAAGATCATCCTGACGACGCGCTACTTCGCCGGCTAA
- a CDS encoding DUF1013 domain-containing protein, whose product MAQQLLMPKATAVWLVDNTSLSFEQVADFCTLHPLEIKAIADGESAQGIKGMDPIMTGQLTREEISRGEGDEKYRLKLSLPKVRVPEAKRKGPRYTPVSKRHDRPNAILWLVRNHPELKDPQISRLVGTTKNTIQQIRERSHWNSANLQPMDPVTLGLCSQIDLDMEIEKASRGMPRLEEVAEEERLLSAAQTQNYRGRTESEDGELDAAAVFAKLTAMKRTQADVDADEDEQR is encoded by the coding sequence ATGGCCCAGCAACTTTTGATGCCCAAGGCGACCGCCGTCTGGCTGGTCGACAACACGTCCCTGTCGTTCGAACAGGTCGCGGATTTCTGCACGCTGCATCCGCTCGAGATCAAGGCCATCGCCGACGGCGAATCGGCACAGGGGATCAAGGGCATGGACCCGATCATGACCGGCCAGCTGACGCGCGAGGAGATTTCCCGCGGCGAGGGGGACGAGAAGTACCGTCTGAAGCTGTCGCTTCCCAAGGTCCGCGTGCCCGAGGCCAAGCGCAAGGGACCGCGCTACACGCCCGTGTCGAAGCGCCACGATCGCCCGAACGCCATCCTCTGGCTGGTGCGCAACCATCCGGAACTGAAGGATCCGCAGATCTCGCGGCTGGTGGGCACGACCAAGAACACCATCCAGCAGATCCGCGAACGCTCGCACTGGAACTCGGCCAATCTCCAGCCGATGGATCCGGTGACGCTCGGCCTCTGCTCGCAGATCGACCTCGACATGGAGATCGAGAAGGCGTCGCGCGGCATGCCGCGCCTGGAGGAGGTCGCGGAGGAAGAGCGCCTGCTCTCGGCGGCGCAGACCCAGAACTACCGCGGCCGGACCGAGTCCGAGGACGGCGAGCTCGATGCCGCCGCCGTCTTCGCCAAGCTGACAGCGATGAAGCGCACCCAGGCCGACGTCGATGCCGACGAGGACGAACAGCGCTGA